The window TCCGCTCCGCCTCAGGCCGCCGCGGCGGAGCGGACGAACAGGTCGACCAGGTCGTCGACGTTCTTCAGCTTCGCGAGCTCGGTGCGGGGCACGCGGATGCGCAGCTCGCGCATGGAACCGGAGACGATCTCCACGATGTCCAGGCTGCTGGCGCCCAGCTCCTTCATGGAGCGCGAGGTGTCGATCTCACCGGCCGGGAGGCCGTCCACGTTCATGCGGATGTTCCGGGTCACCACGTCCACGACGGCTTCACGCGTCATCTTTCTCGCTCCTTTGCATGGGTTGTTCAGGTCAGCGGATGTAGGCGGCCTCCACGGCCGCGCGCGTCTCCTCCCGCCCGAAGCACACCTGGTGCATCAGGTGCTCGGTCGTCATCGCCTCCTGGAGCGCTTTGCGGCGCGGCAGCGCCAGCGTCAGCTTCAGCATCTCCAGCACGTGGCGCGGCTTGTCGGCGATGCGGAGCGCCAGGTCCAGCGCGGCGCCCCACACCTGGTCCGCGGGGACCACGCGGTTGAAGAGTCCGCGCCCCTGCAGGTCGCGCCCGCGGAAGAGGGTGCCGGTCAGGATCATCTCGGCGGCCGGGAACGGCCCCGCCAGCGCGGGGAGGAGCCGCGTCGTCCCCATCCCCGGGGTGAAGCCCAGATCCACGAAGTTGACCCCGTAGCGGGCCCCCTCCGCCGCCACCAGGAGGTCGCAGCAGAGCGCCACCATCAGCCCTCCCCCCACGGCGTGCCCCTCCAGGGCGCCCACCACCGGAAGGGGGAATTCCAGGATTCCCTCGGAGAGGTGCAGGTCCTTCACGTCCACCGCGCCCTC is drawn from Longimicrobiaceae bacterium and contains these coding sequences:
- a CDS encoding phosphopantetheine-binding protein, with amino-acid sequence MTREAVVDVVTRNIRMNVDGLPAGEIDTSRSMKELGASSLDIVEIVSGSMRELRIRVPRTELAKLKNVDDLVDLFVRSAAAA
- a CDS encoding polyketide synthase, whose amino-acid sequence is MSGVVRVETLEPGIVEVRIDDPEGRNRMSDAVCDGLMDALAGLRSDPELRVVLLAGRPDVFCAGAPLETLHRLAEGAVDVKDLHLSEGILEFPLPVVGALEGHAVGGGLMVALCCDLLVAAEGARYGVNFVDLGFTPGMGTTRLLPALAGPFPAAEMILTGTLFRGRDLQGRGLFNRVVPADQVWGAALDLALRIADKPRHVLEMLKLTLALPRRKALQEAMTTEHLMHQVCFGREETRAAVEAAYIR